The Deinococcus sp. YIM 134068 genomic interval GAACGGTGCGTTGCATATCGCTCGACCTGGAGGGGTCGGGGGGGACGGCCACCGATGCCCCGCCCGGTGCCTTCCGTGCTGTGGAGGAGATTCTGGGGGCAACGACGCCTTCCCTCCAGGGCGACAACACCGCTGCCTTCAGCCTCACGCTGAGCCAGGAGGGCGCTATCATCCTCGAACAGGCGTTCCGCAAGGGGACGACTCCAGTGGGCGTGGTGTACGACCTGACCTTCACTGGCCTGCGCCCGGCGCTCGACGTGGAGATCACCGCCGATCTGGAGCGGGTGTATCGCCAGTTCAGCGCCAATCTCACCGGGCAGCTCTACTGGTTCAAGGCGAGCATCGATGCGGGCTTCGAGAAGCTCGTGCAGGATCAGGTCATCGACATCAAGGTGGTGAACGCCTCCACCGACAGCGACCGCGAGCAGAAGGAGAAGTGGGCGCTCGACTTCTTCAAGGACCACCTGCTGACCCAGTGGTTCACGCCGACGCTGGCACCGGGCACGCTGGCGGGAAGCGGAGGGGGCGGCACGACGACGCCGACGAACCCGACAACCCCAACGACTCCCACGACTCCGACCAACCCGACCAATCCCACGACGCCGACGCCCACCAACCCGCCTGGAGGGGGCACGACCACGCCCACTCCGCCGAGCGGTGGCACGACTCCAACCAATCCCACACCAACCCCGACCAACCCGACGACCCCGACTCCTCCGGGTGGCGGCACCGTCAGCCCGGCCCCCGCAGGTGTGGCGACTGCCACCGCCGTTCGCCAACCCGCGACCCTCGCCATGACGGGTTCGGACCCCACGCCCGCGCCCGCCGGATTCCGCATTGAGCACACGCCGTCGGCAAGCGGACAGACGGAGACGCTGCGGCTCCTCGGAGGCGACCCGGCCTTCGCGCCGACCCTGCGGGTGAACGGTGTGGAGGTCCCGGTGGCGGACGACCGCACGGCGAGCGTGGAGGTCGCCCCCGGCGCGAACCGCGAGCTGGAGGTGGAGTACGGCCCCGTCAGCGGTATCGAGTGGCTACGCTTCAACTACGATGAACCCGTCGAACCCGGCTGGAGCGCGGTCACTCCCCCCAGCGGCGTCTTCGCCCGCTACACCGAGGGCACGCCGTCCGACCCGCAGGACGACTGCTTCACCTCGTCAAAGGCCGACTTCCTCGCCTTCCTGGGCCGCCTCGCGGAGCCGAAGACGGTGCGTCTGGAGGGGCAGGCGAGCTACGAGGTCAAGCCGCGCACCGCCGCACAGGAGACCGCGTACACGGCGCTCAACGTGCGGCTCTCCCAACGGCGTCTTGATGTAGCGACGGCGCTTGCCCGTAAACGTGGCGTGCAGATCGACCCGACCTCCCGCGCGTCGGGCCACACCAACTCGGAGGTGCTGTTCAAGGACGGCGACCCCGGCAACGACCCCAGCACGAGCCGCAACGAGTGCAACGACTTCCGCTCCGTGCTGGTGAGCGGCACGACCCAGCGCCGCACCGTCTTGCGCGCCATACTGAACCGCCCGGCGGATGGGGTGGACCCTGGCCCGGACCCGCAGCCCACCCCGACTCCAACTCCAACGCCTACCCCGACGCCTACCCCGACGCCCACACCTACGCCTACGCCAACCCCCACGCCCGAGGACAACAGCGGCTTCAGTGTCGCGCTCAAGCTCAGGTTCATCCAGCAGGAAGAGCGGCGGACGATCAAGTTCAAGTACAACCGCTCGGACGCCGTGCAGCGCACCTATGCGCCGCAGGGCTTCATCGGCCTGATGCTCGACACGCTGGAGAACAAGCACACGTACTTCCTGGAGGTGGACCTCGACGACCCCTTCTTCCGCGTGTTCACGGTGACGGTGGAGGCCCCGCTCGACTTCGAGCGCATCGGCCTCAAGTCGGCGCAGGTGGCGCTGGACTACGGCGACCCCGCCGACCCGGCCAACCACAAGCACGGCGACTTCGTGTTCGACCGCGACCACCCCGGCGCACGGACCTTCGAGGTCTTCATGAACGCGGCGCGTGAGACCTCTTACCGGTACACGGTGCAGTACCACTTCGACCCGCAGAGCGCGTGGGCCGGGGGGCGCTTCAGCTACGACCTCCCCGCCCGCCGCACCGAGGACCGGACCCTGCTGCTCAACCCGTATGAAGACCTGGGCTTCCTGGAAATTGACGTGGTGCCGGGCCGCATCGACTGGGGCGTGGTCCGCAGCGTGGACGTGGCCCTGAGCTACGGGGACCCCGCGCAGGCCTTCACCCACGAGACGACCCTGATCTTCACGCAGGCCACCCCCGCCCAGCGGTGGGCGCTGCGCCTGAGCGACCCGGAACACCGCGAGTTCACCTCCCGCCTCACCTTCCACCTCACGGACGGCACGACGCGCGCCCTGCCCCCGCAGACCCACCGCGCCACCGCCGTCTCCCTCGACGACCCGTTCGAGGGGGCGCTCGACCTCCTCTTCTTCCCCGCCTTCGACCCGGCGACCACCCGCGCCGCCTTCGTGGACGTGGTGTACGACGACCCCACCAACGGCTACCACCGGGAAGAACGCCTGCGGTTGGAGGGGGGGCAGGAAGGAAGTCTGCGGCTGGCCCTCCTCGACCCGGCCCAGCGCACCTACCGCTACCGCGTGACCCTGGTGGACGCGGGCGGCGGTGTGAATCAGGGGGCCTTCCAGACGACGGATTCCAGCATCGTGTCGGTGAGTTGAGGGCAGCAGGAGGGCGGTGAGCGTCAGCCGTTCGCCGCCCGTCCGGCATACCAAAGGAGTGAGGCAATGAGAAACGACGTGGTGATCTACAAGATCGAGCTTCCGGCGGGGCAGGACGCCGGGGCATTCGTGACGTTCATGCGCGAGGAGTACCTTCCGGCGGTCTACCTGGGACCGACCCGCGCCGGGCAGACGATGGACCTTGTGCTGTGGCAGGCCGAGCCGCCGCCTGATGGGGCGGGGCACCACTTCTTCCTCCACATGGTCTGGTCGGGCATCAGGGGGAGCGCCGCGCGTATCCGCCTGAACGACGACACCGATTCCGTGGAGAGCAAACTCCAGTCCTTCGGGGCCAATCTCCAGCGCCTCGGCCTCTACACCGAGGCTGCCCGCTGGTCGGAGGACAGGGCGGAGACGGTGGCCTGAGCGACGACACGCCGCTCTCTCCATGCCGATGAGGTGGGGCCGCCAGAGCGACGGTTCCCACCTTTCTTCCCCTCTCACACCCGCCGCTGGGCGTCAATCTCCCCCGTCACCGTCGTCTCGACGGCGTAACCCTCGATCTGCCTCGGAATCTGGCGACCCACCGAGGCGTCTCGCAGGTACACCACGATGGCGTCGTCCCCGATGGGCGAGCGGCCAATGCCGATGCCCGTTACGCCCGGAATGTCCAGCAGCGTGCGTTCGTGCCGTCGCCGCACGTCCTCGATGGCGGAGGTCTCGGCGACGGCCTCCGCGTCCGGGTCGTAGGTCATGGCGGCCTCCTCGCGGAAGTCGGCGGGCGGGGTCTTCTTCGGCTGGTCTGGCATCGTGACCCTCTTTTCTCGTCGTTCTCGACGGAGTAGCGTTGCGTGGATTATTGGCCCAACACTACGCCTCCTTCACGCGAGGCGGTCACATTCAAGAAGGGCCGCCTCCCCACGTGAGGAAGCGACCCGATCCTTTCTGCTGGCGGCTGGAAGCTGGCTGCTGGCTGCCCCTCCCCTCAGGTGTACAACCGGATGTCCAGCGCCGCCAGCACCCGCGTCATCCGGTTGGCGAACGTGACGTTGCCGCCGCCCGCGAACAGCAGGCCGACGGGGCTGCGCTGCGCGTTCCACGTCCAGATGGAGGAGCCGGAGTCGCCCCCCGCACTGAACAGGCCGCTCGTGCCCTGGATGGCGATCTGGTCGCGGAACTGGGCCACCCGCCCGCCGCCGTAGTTGACGTTGATGGTGGCCCCCAGCCCGGTGATGCGCCCCTGGGTGAGCTGGGTCGTCCGCCCCGACTTGCCCACGACCATGCCGAGGGCAGGCAACGCGGGCACGCTCCCGATGCGGAAGAAGGCGGGGCTGCCGCCGCTGAGGTACACGATCTCGCGCCGCACCCGGTCGGGCCACGCCCAGCCCGTCGCGCAGTCCACGTAGTTCACGCCGCCCGAGAAGTTGATGGGCACGAAGCGTTCGAGGATGGCGACCTGATCCTGCGGGCAGCGTCCGCCGTCGGTGGGGCCGGGCTGACAGATGCAGTCGCCGAAGACGGCCCCGTTGCTGTTGGCGATGACGTGGTTATTGCTCAGGATCATCAGGCGCGAGGTGCGCGGGGCGGTGCGCCCGACGGCGAGAGCGCCTATGGTCCCCGCCGTGATCCTGAAGTGCCCGACCGAGATGCCGCCCGGCGTGGGCCGCAGGCGGAAGCGATGCGGCTGGGCGTCGATCAGGCCGGTGACGACCACGTTCACGGGCACGTCGTCGCTCGCCGCCGCGCGCACGCCCATCACGTCCACGACCGCCGCCTTCACGCTGTCCACCGAGGTCGGCTCGGCCACATATACGGTCAGCGCAGGCAGGCCCGGCTCGCCGGACGGATTGGGCGCGTCGCTCCCCGCGCCGATGGCGACCCCCTGGATGTTGCCCGCCGCGCCGAACGCCTCGAAGGACCGTGCCCCCGCCGAGGTGGACAGGGAGCGCAGCATCCCGTCCTCGATCCCGCGCTTGATCTCCAGCAGGTCGCGGCTTACCCCGGCATAGGCATCCGGCGTCTCCGACACGGCGGCGGCCTCGGCCTCGCTGTCTTGCGCGTCGGGCGCGGTGAACTGATCGACCGCCTCCTCGCCCCCGTTGTTGCTCGGCGTGCCCCCCTGATCTGCGCCCGTCTGTCCCCCACCGCTCGGCGGGTCCATGAAGTCCTGTCCGTTGTCGTTCGTCATGTGCGTCTCTCCTCCCCATGAGTGGCTGGCCCGCTTCCGACGCCGCGCCTGTTGCTGTCTTCATGGTCTGTCTTCACGTGAAGACGGCCCTTCCCGGCCTGTCATTGAGGTCCGGCGGGAACGGTGAGGAGATGGTGCGCCCACGCCCGTGTCCCCCTCGTGACGGCGGCGTGACGGCCCCGTGACGGAGCGGGGGGCGTGACGCTGAGCACCCGCTTAGGACTCCTCTCACTCGCGCCCTACCCCGCCGCTGTAGACCGGGGCCAGCATCCGGGAGCGTCCCGGCTTTTGCGTTGGGATGGGAGGAGAGCGTATGACGGAGCACAAGAACAACGAGGACACGCTGGGAACGGCGGTGGAGGGCGTGGGCGGCGCGACCGATCCCCGCATGGTGCAGGGCGAGGGCGAGCGGACCCTGACCACCCGGCAGGGCCACCCGGTCCCCAACAACCAGAACCAGCGCACGGTGGGCAGCCGGGGACCGGCGACGCTGGAGAACTACCACTTCCTTGAGAAGATCAGCCACTTCGACCGCGAACGCATCCCCGAGCGGGTGGTCCACGCACGCGGGGCGGGGGCGCACGGCGTCTTCGAGGCCTACGGGAAAGTCGGCGACGAGTCGATCTCTAGGTACACACGCGCCAAGCTCTTTCAGGAGGCGGGCAAGCAGACACCCGTCTTCGTCCGCTTCTCGACCGTCATCCACTCCAGCCACTCGCCGGAGACGATGCGCGACCCGCGCGGCTTCGCGGTCAAGTTCTACACCGAGGACGGCAACTGGGACCTCGTGGGCAACAACCTCAAGGTCTTTTTCATCCGCGACGCGATCAAGTTCCCGGACGTGATCCACTCGCTGAAGCCCGATCCCGTGACGAACCGTCAGGACGGCGGGCGCATCTTCGACTTCATGAGCAACACGCCGGAAGCCATGCACATGCTGACTCTGCTGTTCTCGCCGCACGGCATCCCGGCGAACTACCGCCAGATGCAGGGGTCGGGCGTGAACACCTACAAGTGGGTGAACGACAGGGGTGAGGCCGTCCTCGTGAAGTACCACTGGGAGCCGGTGCAGGGGATCAAGAACCTGACCCAGCCCGAGGCCGAGGCCATCCAGGGCAAGAACATCAACCACGCCACCCAGGACCTGTACGAGGCCATCGAGCGCGGCGACTTCCCGCAGTGGGAACTCCTCGTCCAGATCATGTCGGACGACGACCACCCCGAACTCGACTTCGACCCCCTCGACGACACCAAAATCTGGCCGCGCGACCAGTTCCCGTGGCTGCCTGTCGGCAAGATGACCCTGAACCGCAACCCGCAGAACTACTTCGCGGAGGTCGAGCAGGTGGCCTTCGGCACGGGCGTCCTCGTGGACGGTCTGGACTTCAGCGACGACAAGATGCTGGTGGGCCGCACCTTCTCGTACTCGGACACGCAGCGCTACCGTGTGGGGCCGAACTACCTCCAGCTCCCGGTCAACGCGCCGAAAAAGCACGTCGCCACCAACCAGCGCGACGGGCAGATGACGTACCGGGTGGACACCGCGCCGACCCAGAACCCGCACGTCAACTACGAGCCGTCCAGCTTGAGCGGCTTGGAGGAGGCCCCGCGCGACCGGCCCGACTACACCCCCTGGGTCGAGGGGCACCTCGTCCGCGCGAGCCTCGAGCGCACGAACAACTTCCAGCAGGCGGGCGAGCAGTACCGCGCCTTCGAGGACTGGGAGCGTGACGACCTCATCAACAACCTCGTGGAGAACATATCGGCGGCCCAGCCGCACATCCAGCAGCGCATGGTCGAACTCTTCACCCAGTGCGACCCCGACTATGGACGCCGTGTGGCCGAGGGGCTGGCCGCGCACCGCGTCCCCAGCCGCACCGAGAAGGAGGAGGGCGCTGTCGTCCAGGCCGAGGAGCGGGCGAAGGAGGCCCAGCCGTACTGAGCGGTTGAAGAGGGCAAAAGCTCACGCGTCAGCAATAAAAATGTCCGGCCCTTCGAGTGGGGGCCGGATGTTTGTTGGGCGGGGTATTGTCGGGCGGCTTTTGGGAGTTGCTGCTCGCGTCCCCTCCCTCCCAGCGTCCCCCACAGGGAGGGGCTTAAAAACTTCAGAGGTCGCTCTTTTTCTCCCTCTCCCCTTGCGGGTGACTCGGAGAGCTGCGAAGCAGAGGGCTGGGGAGAGGGGTAACGACCCACGCTCGCCCAGGCCCTACCGCCTCCGCCCCGCACTCAGCAGCGCCACCACCAGCCCCGCCGCCACCACCGCCACGCCGATCTTGCGCGACTGCATCGCTCCTTCCGTATAGACGCTGACCTTCTGCACCATGCCGGGGTAGTCGCCGCGCTCGGCGAGCTTGCCCGTGGGCAGATAGAGGCTGTCCGAGCCGGGCGGCAGGGGCGGCTCGCCGCTCTGGGTGCCGGGAATGACGCCCGCCTCCATCGCCTTGTCGGTGGCGCGGGGCGCGAGGTTCCCGAAGGCGGCGATGCCCCGCCCACCCCCACCCACGAACACGTCCCGCATGGGATGGGCCGCCGCATGGAGAATGGCGCGGGCCACCGTCTCCGGCGCGTACACGGGCGGCACATGCTGGGGCTTGGTATCCAGGTAGTTGCGCGCGTTGAGGGGAAAGGGCGTGTCGATGGGGCCGGGCTTGACGAGCGTGACCGAAACGGGTGCCCCCTCGTCCTCCAGCTCCATCCGCAACGCGTCGGTGAAGCCCTTGACCGCGTGCTTGGACGAGGCATAGAGGCCCTGCAACGGAAGTGAACGGTCCCCGACCACGCTACCCACGTTGATGAGTGCGCCGCCGCGCGCTTTGAGCGTCTTGAGCGCCTCACGCGAGCCGTACACCAGCCCCCAGAAGTTCACGTCGTACAGGCGGCGCATGTCCTCCACGTTGAGTTCTTCCAGCCTGCCGTACATGCCGATGCCCGCGTTGTTCACCCAGGTGTCGAAGCCGCCGAAGCGTTCCTGGGCGATGGCCGCGATCCGGGCCACGTCCTCCTCGCGGCTCACGTCCGCGACGACGAAGGCGGCCTGCCCACCCGCGCCCTCGATCTCCTGCACCAGTTGCCGCAGGGCGTCCTCGGAGCGGGCAGCGAGGACCAGCCGTACGCCCTCCTTCGCCGCCATCCGCGCCGTGGAGAGGCCGATGCCACTCGACGCGCCCGTGATGACCATGACCTGCTCGCCGAGGGGTTTGAGGTTGACTGCCATGCGTGGCTCCTTTGGGGTGTGAGGGGACTTGTCCTTCACTCCCCATCATGCTGGGCAGGGTGAGGGGCACCCGGCATGACGGTGAACAGTTCCCGGTAGTTCAGCGCAGGCGGTTGCGCGTCGCCCACTGCAAGATGGCCGCGTTGGCCGCCGCCGCGTTCTCGATGTTGACGGCGTGGGCCGCGCCCGGCACGACCACGAGCTGCGCGTTGGGAATGTTCTGCTGCATCTTCTGCGAGAAGACGACCGGGTACACCGTGTCCTCGCCCCCGGCGATGATCAGGGTGGGCACCCGGATGGTCCGCAGGGTGGGCAGGCTGTCGGGGCGGTTCGCCAGCGCCGCCGAGCCGCCCAGCACGCCGTTCAGCGACGCGCCGCGCATCAGGTTCTCCAGGAACGCCTTGAGATCGGGCCGCGCCTGCTGCGTCCTGCCCGTCAGCATGTCCTTGATGAGATCGGGGACGATGGACGGCACCCCGTTCGCCTGTGCCTGAAGGCCGACGCCCTTCCACAGATTCTGCTCGGTGATGGAGGGCGGATTGGCGGTCGTGGCGATGAGGACCATGCCGTTGAAACGCTCGGGCGCGCGGCGGTACATCTCGAAGAGGATGGGGCCGCCCATGCTCATCCCGCCGATGACGGCCTTCTGCACGCCGAGACGGTCCATGACGGCCAGGGCATCTTGGGCGTAGGTCTGCACCGAGCCGTTGCCGTCGGGTGCCGTGCTCCTGCCGAAGCCGCGCAGGTCGATGGTGATGACGCGGAAGCTCTTGCTCAACTCCGAGCGGTTGTTCTTGAAGAACTCGCCGTTCAGCGGGAAGCCGTGGATGAGCAGCATCGCGGGACCCTGCCCCTGCGACTTGTAGGCGATGCGGGCACCGTTCACCTCCACGACCCCCTCCTGCGGCGCGGCCTGTGCGGCGACGAGGGAGCCGAGCGAGAGAGCGAGGGTGGCGAGGGCGGCGGTGGGACGTTTGAACATAGTGACCTCCGAAGGGTTGGGACGGCGTAGGAGTGGGAGTTGATCTGGAGTGGAGAGCGCAGGGCGAGCTGGCGCTTGCCTCCCCCCTCCCAACCTCCCCCACAAGGGGGGAGGAGTAAAAAACACGGCGTTTCTTGTTCTGGCAGCCCTTCTACCTGAGCAGAACCGGCTGCGCGTCCACCCTCACCCGCAGCAGGCTGTAGGGCTTCACGCGCTGGTCTACCCCGTAGTGGTAGCGGGCCTGGCGGTTGAGCTGGTTGTTGAGGATGTAGAGGTAGCCGCCCTGAAGGGAAAGCGTGTCGGGCCAGATCAGGCGCGGGTCGCGCACGACCGTCTCGAAGTCACCTTCCGGCAGGCGGCGGTAGATCGCGTTCTGCTCGTGGTTGGTGGTGTAGATGTGCCCGGCGGTGTCCTCACCGAACCCGTCGGAGACGCCCTTCTCGCCGAGGTCGCGCACCTGGGCCTTCACCTCGGCGTCGCTGAGGTTCTCGTCGCGCAGGGCGGCGGTGGGCACGGCGTAGAGGCGGCGGGAGGCGGTCGGCGCGTAGTACAGGAAGTCCCCGTTCGGGCTGAGGGCGATGGAGTCGGCGGCGAACCCCAGCGACCGGGCCGGGCCGCCCTGCGGACGTTCCAGCAGCGCCCGCCCGTCCGCGAAGGAGACGAAGCCGGGCACGGGCTTCACGGTCACGTCCGCCGTCAGCTTGCGCCAGCTCCGGCCCGAGGCGAGGTCCACCACGATGAGGCCCGCACCGCTCTCCGCGCCCGAGTCGGTGATGTAGGCCACCCCGTCTCCGCCGTGGCGCAGGTCCACCCGCAGGTCGTTGAGGTAGGTGGTCTTGAGCACCACGCTCGCCGGGAAGCGGATGGTCTTGACGATCTGATTCGTGGTCGTGTCGATGCCGACGAGCTTGGGCGCGTTCTGGCTGAGGATCGGCCCGAGGTTGAAGGTGCCCGTGTCGAGCACCCACAGCCGGTCCTTCGCGTCCACGGTGATGCCCTGCACGCCGACGAAGCGGTTGTCGTCGTAGGGAATGGGCGTGGTGTTGATCGCCGCGTTCGGGTAGGGGACCTCGCGCCCACCGCGAATCTCCGCGAGGGAGTACGGCACCGGGTCCTCCCAGCGCGGGAAGGACACGAAGATGCGGCCCTTGCTGTTCACCGCCACACCGACCGGCATGTGCCCCTGGAAGGCGTGGACGAGTTCGAGGGGCGGTCCCTGTCGCAGCGGCACTTGCGGCAGGACTTGGGCGAGGGCGGAACCCAGCGCCAACGCGGCGAGGGGGATGAGTCGGTTCATGCGGCCTCCGTGGCTCGGTGAGTCAATTCACCAGTAAGAAAGCAAACTGACCGCAGCGGAATTTGCGGACCATGTGAAGAAGGCCATAATGATGAGGATGTAAAGGTGGCGCTGGACGACCTTCTCGCCCGACGATGAACCCGGCTTGAGAAAGCTGACGGCTGGGCTGAGGACCCTCTACGCTGAGTTCAGCCTCCGTTGAG includes:
- a CDS encoding catalase, with product MTEHKNNEDTLGTAVEGVGGATDPRMVQGEGERTLTTRQGHPVPNNQNQRTVGSRGPATLENYHFLEKISHFDRERIPERVVHARGAGAHGVFEAYGKVGDESISRYTRAKLFQEAGKQTPVFVRFSTVIHSSHSPETMRDPRGFAVKFYTEDGNWDLVGNNLKVFFIRDAIKFPDVIHSLKPDPVTNRQDGGRIFDFMSNTPEAMHMLTLLFSPHGIPANYRQMQGSGVNTYKWVNDRGEAVLVKYHWEPVQGIKNLTQPEAEAIQGKNINHATQDLYEAIERGDFPQWELLVQIMSDDDHPELDFDPLDDTKIWPRDQFPWLPVGKMTLNRNPQNYFAEVEQVAFGTGVLVDGLDFSDDKMLVGRTFSYSDTQRYRVGPNYLQLPVNAPKKHVATNQRDGQMTYRVDTAPTQNPHVNYEPSSLSGLEEAPRDRPDYTPWVEGHLVRASLERTNNFQQAGEQYRAFEDWERDDLINNLVENISAAQPHIQQRMVELFTQCDPDYGRRVAEGLAAHRVPSRTEKEEGAVVQAEERAKEAQPY
- a CDS encoding SDR family oxidoreductase, with translation MAVNLKPLGEQVMVITGASSGIGLSTARMAAKEGVRLVLAARSEDALRQLVQEIEGAGGQAAFVVADVSREEDVARIAAIAQERFGGFDTWVNNAGIGMYGRLEELNVEDMRRLYDVNFWGLVYGSREALKTLKARGGALINVGSVVGDRSLPLQGLYASSKHAVKGFTDALRMELEDEGAPVSVTLVKPGPIDTPFPLNARNYLDTKPQHVPPVYAPETVARAILHAAAHPMRDVFVGGGGRGIAAFGNLAPRATDKAMEAGVIPGTQSGEPPLPPGSDSLYLPTGKLAERGDYPGMVQKVSVYTEGAMQSRKIGVAVVAAGLVVALLSAGRRR
- a CDS encoding alpha/beta fold hydrolase yields the protein MFKRPTAALATLALSLGSLVAAQAAPQEGVVEVNGARIAYKSQGQGPAMLLIHGFPLNGEFFKNNRSELSKSFRVITIDLRGFGRSTAPDGNGSVQTYAQDALAVMDRLGVQKAVIGGMSMGGPILFEMYRRAPERFNGMVLIATTANPPSITEQNLWKGVGLQAQANGVPSIVPDLIKDMLTGRTQQARPDLKAFLENLMRGASLNGVLGGSAALANRPDSLPTLRTIRVPTLIIAGGEDTVYPVVFSQKMQQNIPNAQLVVVPGAAHAVNIENAAAANAAILQWATRNRLR
- a CDS encoding L-dopachrome tautomerase-related protein, yielding MNRLIPLAALALGSALAQVLPQVPLRQGPPLELVHAFQGHMPVGVAVNSKGRIFVSFPRWEDPVPYSLAEIRGGREVPYPNAAINTTPIPYDDNRFVGVQGITVDAKDRLWVLDTGTFNLGPILSQNAPKLVGIDTTTNQIVKTIRFPASVVLKTTYLNDLRVDLRHGGDGVAYITDSGAESGAGLIVVDLASGRSWRKLTADVTVKPVPGFVSFADGRALLERPQGGPARSLGFAADSIALSPNGDFLYYAPTASRRLYAVPTAALRDENLSDAEVKAQVRDLGEKGVSDGFGEDTAGHIYTTNHEQNAIYRRLPEGDFETVVRDPRLIWPDTLSLQGGYLYILNNQLNRQARYHYGVDQRVKPYSLLRVRVDAQPVLLR